The following proteins are encoded in a genomic region of Glycine max cultivar Williams 82 chromosome 18, Glycine_max_v4.0, whole genome shotgun sequence:
- the LOC100794413 gene encoding transcription factor MYB20: MGRQPCCDKVGLKKGPWTAEEDKKLINFILTNGQCCWRALPKLAGLLRCGKSCRLRWTNYLRPDLKRGLLSEYEEKMVIDLHAQLGNRWSKIASHLPGRTDNEIKNHWNTHIKKKLKKMGIDPVTHKPLSNKTEETQAQPDEQTHQPLQEQQQQQHQHQQQPIPVEKDLKFEPEKEQNREPETSVESSTITEEVKEEDQIMTPLFDSWELMNEFCTDEAPIIEPNEILVPSAPSSASPTTTTISSSTSTSSYSNSSNFLEDLLLPDLEWSDDYNDTNFDNNSSMALWDDDFIGSWNSLINGDGDRKQVFDAPINQYPSVIMDSDSWDYGLF, from the exons atgggaaggCAACCTTGCTGTGACAAAGTGGGGTTGAAGAAGGGGCCATGGACTGCAGAGGAGGATAAGAAACTCATCAATTTCATCCTCACTAATGGTCAATGTTGCTGGAGAGCTCTCCCTAAACTAGCAG GGCTGTTAAGATGTGGAAAAAGTTGCAGGCTCAGGTGGACAAATTACCTGAGGCCAGACCTGAAGAGAGGCCTTCTATCAGAATATGAAGAGAAAATGGTCATTGATCTTCATGCTCAACTTGGCAATAG ATGGTCTAAGATTGCTTCTCATCTCCCAGGAAGAACCGATAATGAGATCAAGAATCACTGGAATACCCACATAAAGAAAAAGCTCAAGAAAATGGGAATTGATCCTGTTACTCACAAGCCACTTTCCAATAAAACTGAGGAAACTCAAGCCCAACCAGATGAACAAACCCATCAACCATtgcaagaacaacaacaacaacaacatcaacatcaacaacaacctATCCCAGTTGAGAAAGACCTCAAATTTGAACCTGAAAAGGAGCAAAACAGGGAGCCAGAGACTTCAGTTGAATCATCAACCATCACTGAAGAAGTTAAGGAGGAAGACCAAATCATGACACCCCTATTTGACTCATGGGAACTAATGAATGAGTTCTGCACTGATGAAGCTCCCATAATAGAACCAAATGAGATTCTAGTTCCTTCTGCTCCTTCTTCCGCTTCACCAACCACTACTACTATATCATCTTCAACATCAACATCCTCTTATTCAAATTCATCCAACTTCCTTGAAGACCTGCTGCTCCCAGATTTGGAGTGGTCTGATGATTACAATGATACTAATTTTGACAACAATAGCAGCATGGCCTTGTGGGATGATGACtttattggaagttggaattcGCTTATTAATGGTGATGGTGATAGAAAGCAAGTGTTTGACGCTCCTATCAATCAGTACCCAAGTGTGATCATGGATTCAGATTCTTGGGACTATGGCTTgttttga